A stretch of the Bacillus sp. FJAT-18017 genome encodes the following:
- a CDS encoding aldo/keto reductase, giving the protein MPYFPLASGLLTGKYDLNTDVSGKRGEYFTEGVYERTIQKVESIRKIAQEKGVEVSHIVLAWYLTRDTIEAIIPGAKRGEQVLHNLRTLDVNLKDEEISQIDWIFKG; this is encoded by the coding sequence GTGCCATATTTTCCACTCGCATCAGGGCTTTTGACAGGTAAGTATGACCTGAATACCGATGTAAGCGGAAAGCGAGGGGAGTATTTTACGGAAGGTGTATATGAAAGGACAATACAGAAAGTAGAGAGCATCCGAAAAATTGCTCAAGAAAAAGGGGTAGAGGTCTCGCATATCGTGCTAGCCTGGTATTTGACGAGAGACACAATTGAAGCCATCATACCAGGTGCGAAAAGAGGGGAGCAGGTTTTGCATAACTTGAGGACACTGGATGTAAATTTGAAAGATGAAGAAATTAGTCAAATTGATTGGATCTTTAAGGGCTGA
- a CDS encoding 4Fe-4S dicluster domain-containing protein, with protein MAVQLGFYVNQSRCAGCNVCFMACKDKNNLDDERAFRRVWESRSGAFQESGNGLTHNVKAPWLSMSCNHCDEPKCVEVCPTGAMKKNKEDGVVYADIKVCRGVQFCIRDCPYGAPQLNQKTFRISKCDMCADLRSIGEDPACVAACPYGNIEIGPIDELRKKYGNIAVVEGLPDPSITKPNLVITPHK; from the coding sequence GTGGCAGTACAATTAGGATTTTATGTCAACCAAAGCCGTTGTGCCGGCTGCAATGTCTGCTTTATGGCCTGCAAGGATAAAAATAATCTAGATGACGAACGTGCTTTCAGGCGCGTGTGGGAATCACGCAGCGGTGCATTCCAGGAATCCGGTAATGGATTAACCCACAATGTGAAGGCACCCTGGTTATCCATGTCATGCAACCACTGCGATGAACCAAAGTGCGTTGAAGTTTGCCCGACCGGCGCCATGAAAAAGAATAAAGAAGACGGAGTTGTATACGCGGACATCAAAGTGTGCCGCGGTGTCCAATTCTGTATCAGGGATTGCCCGTACGGGGCGCCTCAATTAAACCAAAAAACATTTAGAATCTCTAAATGCGACATGTGTGCGGACCTCAGGTCAATAGGTGAAGACCCAGCGTGTGTAGCAGCCTGCCCATATGGGAACATCGAAATTGGCCCAATCGATGAACTAAGAAAGAAATACGGAAACATTGCTGTAGTCGAAGGTTTGCCAGATCCGAGCATTACAAAGCCTAATTTAGTTATAACCCCGCATAAATAA
- a CDS encoding TorD/DmsD family molecular chaperone, with protein MNEAKSLADDQNSLLTRYYMNSFLRFLLDAAPDIDRAEALNADQNFHILADNSEGGALIKEFLLALNQNPEKVIQEGRDEFNSLFVGPNVLPAPPWESVYLGREHLLFEEQTLKVRESYKTYGLSFIRENNEPEDHILIELEFLAHMILMTLNTEEKDIRMKLLADQAAFLDAHFLRWAPKFSDLFEKNAKTLWFKGASVLLEEYISLEEEIAVNIKEALNHE; from the coding sequence ATGAATGAAGCTAAAAGCTTGGCCGACGATCAGAATAGTTTGTTAACCAGATATTATATGAACAGCTTTCTCCGCTTCCTTCTTGATGCAGCACCTGATATAGACAGGGCAGAGGCATTGAATGCTGATCAAAACTTTCATATCTTAGCTGATAACAGTGAAGGAGGAGCGCTTATAAAGGAGTTTCTTCTAGCACTTAATCAAAATCCTGAGAAGGTTATCCAGGAAGGCCGAGACGAATTTAATTCTTTGTTTGTAGGGCCTAACGTCCTGCCGGCGCCTCCATGGGAATCCGTATATCTGGGAAGGGAACACCTATTATTCGAAGAACAGACACTCAAAGTTAGGGAAAGCTACAAGACATACGGGCTATCCTTTATCCGCGAAAATAATGAACCCGAGGATCATATTCTCATAGAGTTGGAGTTTCTTGCTCATATGATTCTAATGACACTAAACACTGAAGAAAAAGACATTCGTATGAAACTCCTGGCAGACCAGGCAGCATTTTTGGATGCACACTTTCTTCGGTGGGCACCGAAATTCTCTGATCTTTTTGAAAAAAATGCAAAAACTCTCTGGTTTAAGGGGGCATCGGTCCTCTTGGAGGAATACATCTCGTTGGAAGAAGAAATCGCAGTGAATATCAAGGAGGCATTGAATCATGAGTGA
- a CDS encoding DMSO/selenate family reductase complex A subunit → MSDKDTGKKISRRSFLKWTGALTVPVVAGGVVTSNYLSKSTDVPVAKAPAIPEKIIPTCSTFDCGGKCLIKAHVKDGVIVKVSARTNNELDEQNPYMKACVRGRSYRKYQYHPDRLKYPMKRVGKRGEGKFERISWKEAVDIITKETKRITETYGPESRYVHQGTAVTGGSMGGAYLARRLFALDGGFLNYYHSVSMGNTAAATPYTYGTAQTGSSLDSLEHTNLVILWGHNPTETIFGNTNHYYSKLKKKGIKFIAVDPRYSDSIAAYADEWIPLLPGTDNALMNAMAYVIVKENLHDKAFLDKFVVGFDEEHMPEGVPANESIVSYLFGKKDGIEKTPEWAEKITKVPAKKIRELAREYATAKPAALIQGWGPQRHASGEQIARGGTMLATITGNVGKLGGWASGYGGIPRKFAIDVPAPENPLKGSISIMSWTDAITNAEKITPADGLQGVDKLTQNIKLIYNLAGNYLVNQQPDVNKTIKILEDESLVEFIVVSDHFLTPSAKYADILLPETTFFERWNLGGSWGSGDYFMLSEKIVNNYYQARSDYEWMSEVAEGLGIRQQFTEGRDELGWIKYILDETKKQYPDTPSFEDLKKNRVHYWRYDGPRVAFQAQIEDPKNNKFETPSGKIELFSKTLFDMMNEEIPAIPKYIPEWEGAEDPLKDKFPLQCITWKGKNRMNSGFYNHPWQQQVAKQVLWINPIDAGKRGLKQGDLVKIYNDRGTTMIPAEVTPRIIPGVVAMQAGAWYQPDENGIDRGGCANVLTSQRKTPLAHGNAHQTMLVEVAKA, encoded by the coding sequence ATGAGTGACAAGGATACGGGTAAAAAAATTTCCCGGCGTTCATTTCTGAAGTGGACAGGCGCGCTCACAGTACCGGTTGTTGCAGGTGGTGTTGTCACATCTAACTATCTAAGTAAAAGCACCGACGTTCCAGTTGCAAAAGCACCAGCTATTCCGGAAAAAATTATTCCGACTTGCAGTACATTCGATTGCGGAGGCAAATGCCTAATCAAGGCACATGTGAAAGACGGTGTTATTGTAAAGGTCAGCGCCCGAACCAATAATGAGTTGGATGAACAGAATCCATATATGAAAGCATGCGTCCGCGGCAGAAGCTACCGTAAGTACCAATACCATCCGGACCGTCTTAAATATCCGATGAAGCGGGTTGGAAAACGCGGTGAAGGGAAGTTTGAGCGTATTTCCTGGAAGGAAGCTGTAGACATCATCACCAAAGAGACAAAGAGGATTACCGAAACCTACGGGCCAGAATCCCGGTATGTGCATCAAGGTACAGCCGTTACTGGCGGATCAATGGGCGGTGCCTATCTCGCCAGACGCCTGTTCGCTCTTGATGGCGGATTCCTGAATTATTATCATTCCGTTTCCATGGGGAACACCGCAGCAGCAACACCGTATACGTACGGAACAGCCCAAACTGGAAGCTCACTTGACTCATTAGAGCATACGAACCTGGTTATTCTGTGGGGCCATAATCCAACGGAAACAATCTTTGGAAATACAAATCATTATTATTCGAAGCTTAAGAAGAAAGGGATCAAATTCATAGCTGTCGACCCGCGCTATTCCGATTCAATTGCAGCTTATGCCGATGAATGGATTCCGCTGCTTCCTGGAACAGATAACGCGTTAATGAATGCAATGGCATATGTCATTGTTAAGGAAAACCTTCATGACAAAGCATTTTTAGATAAATTTGTTGTCGGGTTCGATGAGGAGCATATGCCAGAAGGTGTACCGGCAAACGAATCGATTGTATCCTATCTTTTTGGAAAAAAAGACGGCATTGAAAAAACTCCGGAGTGGGCTGAAAAAATTACGAAGGTGCCCGCTAAGAAAATCCGGGAACTGGCCCGCGAATATGCAACCGCAAAGCCTGCAGCGCTTATACAGGGCTGGGGACCTCAACGCCATGCCAGTGGTGAACAGATTGCCCGGGGCGGCACAATGCTAGCAACTATTACAGGCAATGTTGGCAAACTTGGCGGCTGGGCTTCCGGCTATGGCGGAATCCCGAGGAAATTCGCAATAGATGTACCGGCTCCTGAAAATCCACTTAAGGGCTCAATATCAATTATGTCCTGGACAGATGCGATAACGAATGCCGAGAAAATTACTCCGGCAGATGGTCTGCAGGGAGTCGACAAACTCACACAGAATATCAAGCTAATCTATAATCTCGCTGGAAACTATCTGGTAAACCAGCAGCCTGACGTTAACAAGACGATTAAAATCCTTGAAGATGAGAGCCTTGTAGAATTCATTGTCGTCAGTGACCACTTCCTGACACCGAGTGCCAAGTACGCAGATATTCTGCTGCCTGAAACAACCTTTTTCGAGCGCTGGAATCTCGGCGGTTCATGGGGTTCTGGGGACTATTTCATGCTCTCTGAGAAAATTGTAAACAACTATTACCAAGCTCGTTCCGATTACGAATGGATGTCAGAGGTCGCCGAAGGTCTGGGGATTAGACAGCAGTTTACAGAAGGCCGGGACGAACTTGGCTGGATTAAGTACATTCTTGATGAAACCAAGAAACAGTATCCGGACACTCCGTCTTTTGAGGATTTGAAAAAGAACCGTGTACATTACTGGAGATATGACGGCCCGCGCGTTGCCTTCCAGGCCCAGATTGAGGATCCAAAAAACAATAAGTTCGAAACACCATCAGGGAAAATCGAACTGTTTTCAAAAACACTTTTTGACATGATGAATGAAGAAATTCCTGCCATCCCTAAATATATCCCTGAATGGGAGGGGGCAGAGGATCCACTTAAAGATAAGTTCCCACTTCAGTGTATCACCTGGAAAGGAAAGAACAGGATGAACTCAGGTTTCTACAATCATCCTTGGCAGCAGCAGGTTGCCAAACAAGTACTATGGATCAACCCTATTGATGCGGGTAAGCGCGGTTTAAAACAAGGAGACCTCGTAAAAATCTACAACGACCGGGGAACAACAATGATACCAGCTGAGGTTACACCGAGGATTATCCCCGGGGTCGTTGCGATGCAAGCTGGGGCATGGTATCAGCCGGATGAAAATGGCATTGATCGCGGAGGCTGCGCCAATGTACTAACATCACAGCGGAAAACACCTCTAGCACACGGAAATGCACATCAAACGATGCTTGTTGAAGTAGCGAAGGCGTAA
- the qoxD gene encoding cytochrome aa3 quinol oxidase subunit IV has product MKNNTKSFPLSHVLGFLLSLVLTFGAAWIAIGTSLPVQTIMWFIGTLAVIQAAIQLYMFMHLTEGGNKVVNNINMMFSAFMIIVVVAGTIWVLTTGHSH; this is encoded by the coding sequence ATGAAAAATAACACGAAAAGTTTCCCGTTAAGCCATGTCCTTGGATTCCTGCTTTCGTTAGTCCTGACATTTGGGGCTGCATGGATTGCAATAGGAACGTCCTTGCCGGTGCAAACGATCATGTGGTTCATCGGCACACTTGCAGTCATCCAGGCAGCCATCCAGCTTTACATGTTCATGCACTTGACTGAGGGCGGTAATAAAGTTGTCAACAACATCAATATGATGTTCTCTGCTTTCATGATTATCGTCGTTGTAGCAGGTACAATCTGGGTATTGACAACAGGTCACTCACATTAA
- the qoxC gene encoding cytochrome aa3 quinol oxidase subunit III → MSAKTNAALPLEYQSQQNQMNILGFWVFLHAEIVLFATLFAVYGILGERYAGGPTQQDLFILKDVLIMTFLLLTSSFTIGVSIWEMRRNNMKGMLIWLALTLLLGGGFLFMEIKEFLHYIDQGATWQTSAFLSSFFVLLGTHGVHVTIGIGWAILLAIQFLKRGITTVTARKIFIFGLYWHFLDVVWIFIFTFVYLAGLVS, encoded by the coding sequence ATGTCGGCTAAAACAAATGCTGCACTGCCATTAGAATATCAGTCACAGCAAAACCAAATGAACATCCTTGGCTTCTGGGTTTTCCTCCATGCCGAGATCGTTCTGTTTGCTACTCTATTTGCCGTCTATGGCATACTTGGTGAACGGTATGCAGGCGGCCCTACCCAGCAGGATCTTTTCATTTTAAAAGATGTCCTGATTATGACATTCCTGCTGTTGACTAGTAGTTTTACAATTGGCGTTTCGATATGGGAAATGCGCCGCAACAACATGAAAGGTATGCTGATTTGGCTTGCGCTTACCCTTCTGCTCGGCGGCGGATTCCTGTTCATGGAAATTAAAGAGTTCTTGCACTATATCGACCAGGGCGCAACTTGGCAAACGAGCGCCTTCCTATCAAGCTTTTTCGTTCTGCTTGGTACACACGGTGTTCACGTAACGATCGGTATTGGCTGGGCCATCCTATTGGCCATTCAGTTCCTGAAGCGCGGCATCACGACTGTTACAGCACGAAAGATTTTCATCTTCGGTCTGTACTGGCATTTCCTTGATGTTGTCTGGATTTTCATTTTCACGTTCGTATATTTAGCAGGGTTGGTGTCTTAG
- the qoxB gene encoding cytochrome aa3 quinol oxidase subunit I: MGIKWDEFFVTGDPLIFASQIAIFLTAIGIVAALTYFKKWNWLWTNWLTTVDHKKLGIMYILMGVLMFFRGGVDGLMMRAQTSVPENEFLNAQHYNEVFTTHGVIMILFVAMPLLIGFMNFLIPLQIGARDVAFPQLNALSFWLTFAGAMLFNISFVIGGSPDAGWTSYFPLAGKEFSPGIGNNFYAVGLQIAGAGTLMSGINFVVTVLKMRTKGMTLLKMPMFTWTSFVSSLIIVAAFPIFTVALALMTFDRIWGTHFFTVSGGGMDMLWANLFWLWGHPEVYIVVLPAFGILSDVISTFARKTLYGYTSMVISILAISVLSMVVWVHHFYTMGNSSAVNSFFSITTMAIAIPTGIKVFNWLFTMRKGRIKLTTAMMWALAFIPCFVIGGVTGVMLASAAADYQYHNTLFLVAHFHYTLIPGVVFPIFAGFYYWWPKMFGFMLNEKIGKWHFWLFVIGFNLTFFPMFFLGLDGAVRRAYTYSAETGFGPLQMLSFVGALILAAGFGALCYNIYYSWKNADRNIGNDPWDARTLEWATATPVQHYNFAFLPEVKKLDAFWQMKKNNEIKGLPLEEKDVEEIHLPSNTWIPFYMAMASLVTGFVLVFEWKWAALFGLIAFFVGMGFRSFDYDEGFYVKKDEIIKTENGWRTPGKGVKNHVG; this comes from the coding sequence GTGGGCATTAAATGGGATGAATTTTTTGTCACGGGTGACCCATTAATTTTTGCGTCACAAATCGCAATTTTCCTGACAGCCATCGGTATCGTCGCAGCGCTCACTTATTTTAAAAAGTGGAACTGGCTGTGGACCAACTGGCTGACAACAGTTGACCATAAAAAACTCGGTATCATGTATATCCTCATGGGTGTACTTATGTTCTTCCGAGGCGGAGTCGACGGCCTGATGATGAGGGCCCAAACTTCCGTACCCGAGAATGAATTCCTGAATGCACAGCACTATAATGAAGTATTTACAACACACGGCGTTATTATGATTCTGTTTGTTGCAATGCCGTTGTTAATTGGTTTCATGAACTTTCTGATTCCGCTGCAGATTGGCGCACGCGATGTTGCCTTCCCGCAGCTTAACGCTTTAAGCTTCTGGCTAACATTCGCTGGTGCGATGCTATTCAACATTTCATTCGTTATTGGCGGATCACCTGATGCAGGTTGGACTTCCTACTTCCCGCTAGCCGGCAAGGAATTCAGTCCAGGCATCGGGAACAACTTCTATGCAGTCGGCCTTCAGATAGCGGGTGCCGGTACATTGATGTCGGGTATTAACTTTGTCGTTACTGTCCTAAAAATGAGGACAAAAGGCATGACATTGTTGAAGATGCCAATGTTTACATGGACATCCTTCGTCTCTTCACTAATCATTGTCGCAGCCTTCCCTATCTTTACCGTTGCGCTTGCGCTTATGACATTCGACCGTATTTGGGGAACGCACTTCTTTACGGTTTCCGGCGGCGGTATGGATATGCTTTGGGCTAACTTGTTCTGGCTTTGGGGACACCCGGAAGTTTATATCGTTGTCCTCCCAGCCTTCGGAATTTTGTCTGATGTTATTTCGACTTTTGCACGAAAGACTCTTTATGGTTATACATCGATGGTTATTTCGATATTGGCGATTTCTGTTTTAAGTATGGTCGTTTGGGTGCACCACTTCTATACAATGGGTAACAGTTCAGCAGTCAACTCATTCTTCTCAATTACAACTATGGCCATTGCGATACCGACGGGTATTAAGGTGTTCAACTGGCTGTTTACGATGAGAAAAGGTCGAATTAAATTAACTACTGCGATGATGTGGGCCCTTGCCTTTATCCCATGCTTTGTTATTGGCGGGGTAACAGGTGTCATGCTCGCATCTGCAGCTGCTGACTATCAATATCACAACACTTTGTTCCTAGTAGCGCATTTCCACTATACTCTGATTCCGGGCGTTGTCTTCCCGATCTTTGCTGGCTTCTACTACTGGTGGCCTAAAATGTTCGGTTTTATGCTCAACGAGAAAATTGGAAAATGGCATTTCTGGCTGTTCGTTATCGGCTTTAACCTGACATTCTTCCCAATGTTCTTCCTAGGCCTTGATGGTGCGGTTCGCCGTGCGTACACGTATTCTGCGGAAACTGGCTTCGGGCCATTGCAGATGCTTTCATTTGTTGGTGCATTGATCCTGGCTGCAGGCTTTGGAGCACTTTGCTACAACATCTACTACAGCTGGAAGAACGCAGACCGCAATATTGGAAATGATCCTTGGGATGCACGTACGCTTGAATGGGCGACAGCTACACCAGTACAGCATTATAACTTTGCTTTCCTTCCAGAGGTTAAGAAACTGGATGCATTCTGGCAAATGAAAAAGAACAACGAAATTAAGGGACTTCCTCTTGAAGAGAAAGACGTTGAGGAAATCCACTTGCCTAGCAATACTTGGATCCCATTCTATATGGCCATGGCTTCCCTCGTGACAGGATTCGTGCTCGTATTTGAATGGAAATGGGCTGCCTTGTTTGGGTTAATAGCATTCTTTGTAGGTATGGGCTTCCGTTCATTTGATTATGATGAAGGCTTCTATGTCAAAAAAGATGAAATCATTAAGACTGAAAACGGCTGGAGAACACCAGGTAAAGGAGTGAAAAACCATGTCGGCTAA